From Streptomyces sp. NBC_01460, a single genomic window includes:
- a CDS encoding MMPL family transporter, which produces MSDIDSSERVGGWTRFVTARPRLALLAALVVTALAVFAGSGVADRMGSGGWEAPDAESTYTTQVLEREFPDSQPNLLLLVDGGDVSVDDPAVAAEGARLAERLSAEPGITGVGSYWRTKSPALRSGDGHEAIVAARIEGDEKGAGEVLDRIAPVYRGTHGPVEVSVGGPVAVRHEMQSIIQEDLLRAELIALPVTLVLLVMVFGSAIAALLPLAVGIVAILGTNAVLRGITEFTDVSVFAQNLTTALGLGLAIDYALFLVRRFREELAAGAETRAAIGTTMRTAGRTVLFSALTVAVSLAAMMVFPQYFLRSFAYAGIAVVLLAAAAALILLPAALMLLGPRVNSLDLRRLMRRGGQAAPGAGAAEGSGRGWARFSELVMRRAPVFAVVTTVGLVLLGVPFLGVKFGTADDRQLPATAESRVVQEHLRDGFPGSPGGGLDVLAEGTASPRRYAEFRERIEALPGVARVDGPVMGDGAAYYEVLPEGESVGQGAQDLVRLLRAEPAPFDTSVTGTAAVLVDSKDAIADRLPWAVGIIVVVTLLLVFLLTGSVLIPLQAVVLNALSLTAMFGAVVWVFQDGNLSGILSFTSTGDIETTLPVLMFCVAFGLSMDYGVFLLSRIKEEYDRTGDHEHSVTFGLRRTGGLITAAAVILAVVMVAIGTSRVTNTKMLGLGIALAVLMDAMVVRSLLVPAVMKLMGRITWWAPAPLRAFHERFGLSEGEPARGEARGAGETSGADGRERDTITAGA; this is translated from the coding sequence ATGTCCGACATCGACAGCTCGGAGCGCGTCGGGGGATGGACCCGTTTCGTGACCGCCCGGCCACGGCTCGCCCTGCTGGCCGCCCTGGTCGTCACGGCGCTCGCCGTGTTCGCGGGCAGCGGAGTGGCCGACCGGATGGGCAGCGGCGGCTGGGAGGCGCCCGACGCCGAGTCGACGTACACCACCCAGGTGCTCGAGCGGGAGTTCCCCGACTCGCAGCCCAATCTCCTGCTGCTCGTCGACGGCGGCGACGTCTCGGTCGACGACCCCGCGGTGGCCGCCGAGGGTGCCCGGCTCGCCGAGCGGCTGTCGGCCGAGCCGGGCATCACCGGCGTCGGCTCGTACTGGCGGACGAAGTCCCCCGCCCTGCGCTCCGGTGACGGACACGAGGCGATCGTCGCCGCCCGGATCGAAGGGGACGAGAAGGGTGCCGGGGAGGTCCTCGACCGGATAGCCCCCGTCTACAGGGGCACGCACGGCCCGGTGGAGGTGTCCGTCGGCGGCCCCGTCGCCGTGCGGCACGAGATGCAGAGCATCATCCAGGAGGACCTCCTGCGGGCCGAGCTCATCGCCCTGCCGGTGACGCTGGTGCTGCTGGTCATGGTCTTCGGCAGCGCGATCGCCGCCCTGCTGCCGCTGGCCGTCGGGATCGTCGCGATACTCGGCACCAACGCGGTGCTGCGCGGCATCACCGAGTTCACCGACGTCTCGGTGTTCGCCCAGAACCTCACCACGGCGCTGGGCCTCGGACTCGCCATCGACTACGCCCTCTTCCTCGTGCGACGGTTCCGCGAGGAGCTGGCCGCCGGAGCGGAGACCCGGGCCGCGATCGGCACGACCATGCGCACGGCGGGCCGTACCGTCCTCTTCTCCGCGCTGACGGTGGCCGTGTCGCTGGCCGCGATGATGGTCTTCCCTCAGTACTTCCTGCGCTCCTTCGCCTACGCGGGCATCGCCGTGGTGCTGCTCGCCGCCGCCGCTGCCCTGATCCTGCTGCCGGCCGCCCTCATGCTGCTCGGTCCGCGGGTGAACTCCCTGGACCTGCGGCGCCTGATGCGACGCGGCGGGCAGGCCGCCCCGGGGGCGGGTGCGGCCGAGGGCTCCGGCAGGGGGTGGGCCCGCTTCTCTGAGCTCGTGATGCGCAGGGCACCGGTCTTCGCCGTCGTGACCACCGTCGGGCTCGTGCTTCTGGGGGTCCCGTTCCTCGGGGTGAAGTTCGGAACGGCAGACGACCGGCAGCTGCCGGCCACGGCGGAGTCCCGCGTCGTCCAGGAGCACCTGCGTGACGGATTCCCCGGCAGCCCCGGCGGCGGACTCGACGTGCTCGCCGAGGGGACGGCGAGCCCCCGCCGGTACGCGGAGTTCCGGGAGCGGATCGAGGCACTTCCCGGAGTGGCGCGGGTCGACGGCCCCGTCATGGGAGACGGAGCCGCGTACTACGAGGTCCTTCCCGAGGGGGAGTCCGTCGGGCAGGGGGCACAGGACCTGGTCCGGCTGCTGCGGGCCGAGCCCGCGCCGTTCGACACCTCGGTGACCGGCACGGCGGCCGTCCTGGTCGACTCCAAGGACGCCATAGCCGACCGGCTGCCCTGGGCCGTGGGAATCATCGTCGTGGTGACGCTGCTGCTGGTCTTCCTGCTGACCGGCAGCGTCCTGATACCTCTCCAGGCGGTCGTCCTCAACGCCCTCAGTCTGACCGCGATGTTCGGAGCGGTGGTCTGGGTCTTCCAGGACGGCAACCTCTCGGGGATCCTCTCCTTCACCAGCACGGGGGACATAGAGACGACCCTGCCCGTGCTCATGTTCTGTGTGGCCTTCGGCCTCTCCATGGACTACGGCGTGTTCCTGCTCTCCCGGATCAAGGAGGAGTACGACCGCACCGGCGATCACGAGCACTCGGTGACCTTCGGGCTGCGCCGCACCGGCGGACTGATCACCGCGGCGGCCGTCATCCTGGCCGTGGTGATGGTGGCCATAGGGACCTCGCGGGTGACCAACACGAAGATGCTCGGGCTCGGGATCGCGCTGGCCGTGCTGATGGACGCCATGGTGGTGCGCAGCCTGCTGGTGCCGGCCGTGATGAAGCTGATGGGCCGGATCACCTGGTGGGCCCCGGCGCCGCTGCGCGCCTTCCATGAGCGGTTCGGGCTCAGCGAGGGGGAGCCGGCCCGGGGCGAGGCGCGGGGCGCCGGGGAGACGTCCGGAGCGGACGGCCGCGAGCGGGACACGATCACGGCCGGGGCGTAG
- a CDS encoding zinc-dependent alcohol dehydrogenase family protein, with protein MRAVVFEEFGQEARVRDLPDPAPPAGGVVVRVEATGLCRSDWHGWMGHDPDIVLPHVPGHELAGVVEAVGTGVHNWRAGDRVTVPFVCACGRCAACAAGAQQICERQTQPGFTHWGSFAEYVALEAADVNLVAVPEGLSSATAAGLGCRFATAFRAVVGQGRVAPGEWVAVHGCGGVGLSVVMIAVACGARVVAVDVSGQALELARAFGASACVDAAAHPAGADEAVRELTGGGAHLSLDALGSPVTCAASVRSLRRQGRHVQVGLLPSAAGDPVVPMARVIGLELEILGSHGMAAHAYPPMMDMVRAGTLRPDLLVTSTIPLDAAPAALAAMGTAPGAGVTVIEPAKEA; from the coding sequence ATGCGGGCAGTGGTGTTCGAGGAGTTCGGGCAGGAGGCCCGGGTCCGGGACCTCCCGGATCCCGCGCCACCCGCCGGGGGAGTCGTGGTCCGGGTCGAGGCCACGGGCCTGTGCCGGAGCGACTGGCACGGCTGGATGGGCCACGACCCGGACATCGTCCTCCCGCACGTCCCCGGACACGAACTGGCCGGTGTGGTCGAGGCGGTGGGCACCGGCGTGCACAACTGGCGCGCCGGTGACCGGGTCACCGTGCCCTTCGTCTGCGCCTGCGGCCGGTGCGCCGCCTGTGCGGCCGGCGCCCAGCAGATCTGTGAGCGGCAGACCCAGCCGGGTTTCACCCACTGGGGATCCTTCGCCGAGTACGTGGCGCTGGAGGCGGCCGACGTCAATCTGGTCGCGGTGCCCGAGGGGCTTTCGTCCGCCACGGCGGCCGGACTGGGCTGCCGGTTCGCCACGGCGTTCCGCGCCGTCGTGGGACAGGGGCGGGTGGCGCCGGGCGAGTGGGTCGCCGTGCACGGCTGCGGCGGGGTCGGGCTGTCGGTCGTGATGATCGCGGTGGCGTGCGGGGCGCGGGTCGTCGCGGTCGACGTGTCCGGGCAGGCCCTCGAGCTGGCACGGGCCTTCGGGGCGTCGGCGTGCGTGGACGCCGCCGCCCACCCCGCCGGAGCGGACGAGGCCGTACGCGAACTGACCGGCGGCGGTGCGCATCTCTCGCTCGACGCCCTCGGCTCCCCGGTCACCTGTGCCGCCTCGGTGCGGAGCCTGCGCCGGCAGGGCCGGCATGTCCAGGTAGGGCTGCTGCCGTCGGCCGCCGGCGATCCGGTCGTGCCGATGGCGCGGGTGATCGGGCTGGAGCTGGAGATCCTCGGCAGCCACGGCATGGCCGCCCACGCCTACCCGCCGATGATGGACATGGTCCGGGCCGGCACCCTGCGCCCCGATCTGCTGGTGACCTCCACCATCCCCCTGGACGCCGCCCCGGCGGCCCTCGCCGCGATGGGCACCGCGCCCGGAGCGGGCGTCACCGTCATCGAACCGGCGAAGGAGGCCTGA
- a CDS encoding sugar phosphate isomerase/epimerase family protein: MTSSVPSPARIRIGSAPDSWGVWFPDDPQQVPWERFLDEVSEAGYEWIELGPYGYLPTDPARLADETARRNLAVSAGTVFTGLHHGSSVWDRTWEHVAGIAALTRAMGAGHLVVIPSFWRDDRTGEVLEDRTLTAAQWRDLTTQTERLAREVRDRYGLRIVVHPHADTHIDSEENVNRFLDATDPDLVSLCLDTGHYAYCGGDSVKLIRTYGERIGYLHLKQVDPAVLADVVANEVPFGPAVARGVMCEPPGGVPALEPVLDAARALGTDLFAIVEQDMYPCPPDKPLPIARRTREFLRICGPARPSS; this comes from the coding sequence ATGACCTCCTCCGTACCCTCTCCGGCCCGCATCCGCATCGGTTCGGCACCCGATTCGTGGGGCGTCTGGTTCCCCGACGATCCGCAGCAGGTGCCCTGGGAGCGATTCCTCGACGAGGTCTCCGAGGCGGGGTACGAGTGGATCGAGCTCGGCCCGTACGGCTATCTGCCGACCGACCCCGCCCGTCTCGCGGACGAGACCGCCCGACGGAATCTCGCCGTCTCCGCGGGCACCGTCTTCACCGGATTGCACCACGGCTCCTCGGTCTGGGACCGGACCTGGGAGCATGTCGCGGGCATCGCGGCACTCACCCGGGCGATGGGCGCCGGGCATCTGGTGGTCATCCCGTCGTTCTGGCGGGACGACAGGACGGGTGAGGTGCTGGAGGACCGCACCCTCACCGCCGCGCAGTGGCGCGACCTCACCACACAGACGGAACGCCTGGCCCGCGAGGTGCGGGACCGGTACGGGCTGCGGATCGTGGTGCACCCGCACGCCGACACGCACATCGACAGCGAGGAGAACGTCAACCGCTTCCTCGACGCGACCGACCCGGACCTGGTCTCCCTCTGCCTCGACACCGGCCACTACGCGTACTGCGGCGGGGACAGCGTGAAGCTCATCAGGACGTACGGGGAACGGATCGGCTATCTCCACCTCAAGCAGGTCGACCCCGCGGTGCTCGCCGATGTCGTGGCGAACGAGGTGCCGTTCGGCCCGGCCGTCGCACGCGGCGTGATGTGCGAGCCGCCGGGCGGAGTGCCCGCACTGGAGCCCGTGCTGGACGCGGCGCGCGCCCTGGGCACCGACCTGTTCGCCATCGTCGAGCAGGACATGTATCCGTGTCCGCCCGACAAGCCGCTGCCCATCGCCCGCCGCACCCGCGAGTTCCTCCGCATCTGCGGGCCCGCGCGTCCGTCCTCCTGA
- a CDS encoding Cgl0159 family (beta/alpha)8-fold protein, translated as MTPPAAAGVADLVRLRARHPEAVAEAAAARRRRPLVGPTGRLMIIAADHPARGALAVGDDDLAMADRFDLLERLCLALARPGVDGVLAGADVLEDLLLLGALEDKVVLGSMNRGGLAGAAFELDDRFTGHRPADLARHGYDAGKLLLRIDHDDPGSLDTLHTAARAVDEMAALRLPVFIEPFLCHRTRDGLRTDLGAAAVTTSIAIASGLGGTSAYTWLKVPVTDDPGDMDRVMRASTLPAVLLGGEVAGDPDTAYERWRGALRLPTVQGLVVGRSLLYPADGDVAGAVDTAVGLL; from the coding sequence GTGACCCCGCCCGCCGCGGCCGGCGTCGCCGATCTCGTCCGGCTCCGCGCCCGTCACCCCGAAGCCGTCGCCGAGGCCGCCGCGGCCCGCCGCAGACGCCCTCTCGTCGGGCCCACGGGACGCCTGATGATCATCGCGGCGGACCATCCGGCCCGTGGCGCCCTCGCCGTCGGCGACGACGACCTGGCCATGGCCGACCGCTTCGACCTGCTGGAACGCCTCTGCCTCGCCCTCGCCCGCCCCGGCGTCGACGGGGTGCTCGCGGGCGCCGACGTCCTGGAGGACCTGCTGCTCCTCGGTGCGCTGGAGGACAAGGTCGTCCTCGGTTCGATGAACCGCGGCGGGCTCGCGGGAGCCGCCTTCGAGCTCGACGACCGCTTCACCGGCCACCGCCCCGCCGACCTCGCCCGCCACGGGTACGACGCCGGCAAGCTGCTGCTGAGGATCGACCACGACGACCCGGGCTCCCTGGACACCCTGCACACCGCCGCGCGCGCGGTGGACGAGATGGCCGCGCTCCGGCTGCCGGTCTTCATCGAGCCGTTCCTCTGCCACCGCACCCGGGACGGGCTCCGCACCGACCTGGGCGCCGCGGCCGTGACCACCTCCATCGCCATCGCCTCGGGTCTGGGCGGCACCTCCGCGTACACCTGGCTCAAGGTCCCCGTCACCGACGACCCCGGCGACATGGACCGGGTGATGCGCGCCTCCACCCTCCCCGCCGTCCTGCTCGGCGGGGAGGTCGCGGGGGACCCGGACACGGCGTACGAGAGGTGGCGCGGCGCGCTGCGGCTGCCCACCGTGCAGGGGCTGGTGGTCGGCCGCTCGCTGCTCTACCCCGCCGACGGTGACGTGGCGGGCGCGGTCGACACGGCGGTGGGGCTTCTGTGA
- the iolD gene encoding 3D-(3,5/4)-trihydroxycyclohexane-1,2-dione acylhydrolase (decyclizing): MTTPRRTSDATAPTRRLTTAQALIAFLARQYTERDGRRHRLIDATWGIFGHGNVAGIGQALVESGPAMPYLQGRSEQAMVHAAVGYARQSGRLSAHAVTTSIGPGATNLVTGAALATVNHLPVLLLPGDTFATRPADPVLQQLEVPHAGDVSVNDCLRPVSRYFDRITRPEALIPAALQAMRTLADPAETGAVTLALPQDVQAEAYDWPAEFFATRVWNVRRPAPDPYELEQAVRAVRAARRPLIVAGGGVHHSAAEETLAAFAAATRIPVASTQAGKGSLRHDHPADVGGIGHTGTAPADALAREADLVIGVGTRYTDFTTASGTLFAGPAVRFLNLNITGFDAHKLAALPLVADARTALQALGEALGARGHHVDPAYESEYTDAKARWERRVDAAYATADPDARPTQAQVLGLLDELVTEDDILINAAGSLPGDLHKLWRARSPRQYHVEYGYSCMGYEIPAALGVQLAAPGRPVWALVGDGTYLMNPTEIVTAVQERLPVKLVILQNHGYASIGGLSESVGAERLGTAYRHRTAEGAFDGPPLPVDLAANAASLGMRVLRAGTVGELRGALAEARAADRPTCVYVETETADTVSGPPPAQAWWDVPVAETATRPSAVEARKEYDRQIAARRRHL, translated from the coding sequence GTGACCACACCACGCCGCACGTCCGACGCGACCGCGCCCACCCGCAGGCTCACCACCGCCCAGGCCCTGATCGCCTTCCTCGCCCGGCAGTACACCGAACGCGACGGCCGGCGCCACCGCCTGATCGACGCCACCTGGGGCATCTTCGGCCACGGGAACGTCGCCGGCATCGGACAGGCGCTCGTCGAGTCCGGGCCCGCGATGCCGTACCTCCAGGGCCGCAGCGAACAGGCCATGGTGCACGCCGCCGTCGGATACGCCCGCCAGTCGGGCCGGCTCTCCGCCCACGCCGTCACCACCTCCATCGGCCCCGGCGCCACGAACCTCGTCACCGGCGCCGCTCTCGCCACCGTCAACCACCTGCCCGTGCTCCTCCTCCCCGGCGACACCTTCGCGACCCGCCCCGCGGACCCCGTGCTCCAGCAGCTCGAAGTGCCCCACGCGGGAGACGTGTCGGTCAACGACTGCCTGCGCCCCGTCTCCCGCTACTTCGACCGGATCACCCGCCCCGAAGCGCTGATCCCGGCCGCCCTCCAGGCCATGCGCACCCTCGCCGACCCGGCGGAGACCGGAGCCGTCACCCTCGCGCTGCCGCAGGACGTGCAGGCCGAGGCGTACGACTGGCCGGCGGAGTTCTTCGCGACGCGCGTCTGGAACGTGCGCAGGCCCGCCCCCGACCCGTACGAACTGGAGCAGGCCGTCCGCGCGGTCCGCGCCGCGCGCCGCCCCCTGATCGTCGCGGGCGGCGGCGTCCACCACAGCGCGGCCGAGGAGACGCTCGCCGCCTTCGCCGCCGCCACCCGCATCCCCGTCGCCTCCACCCAGGCGGGCAAGGGCTCCCTGCGCCACGACCACCCCGCCGACGTCGGCGGCATCGGTCACACCGGCACGGCCCCGGCCGACGCGCTCGCCCGCGAGGCCGACCTGGTGATCGGCGTCGGCACCCGCTACACCGACTTCACGACCGCGTCGGGCACCCTCTTCGCCGGCCCGGCCGTCCGCTTCCTCAACCTCAACATCACCGGCTTCGACGCCCACAAGCTCGCCGCGCTCCCCCTCGTCGCGGACGCCCGCACCGCCCTCCAGGCGCTCGGCGAGGCGCTCGGCGCCCGCGGCCACCACGTCGACCCCGCGTACGAGAGCGAGTACACCGACGCCAAGGCCCGCTGGGAGCGGCGCGTCGACGCCGCCTACGCCACCGCCGACCCGGACGCCCGCCCCACCCAGGCCCAGGTCCTCGGCCTGCTCGACGAACTGGTCACCGAGGACGACATCCTGATCAACGCCGCCGGCTCCCTCCCAGGGGACCTCCACAAGCTGTGGCGGGCCCGCTCCCCGCGCCAGTACCACGTCGAATACGGCTACTCCTGCATGGGATACGAGATCCCCGCGGCACTCGGCGTGCAGCTCGCCGCACCGGGCAGGCCCGTCTGGGCCCTCGTCGGCGACGGCACCTATCTGATGAACCCGACCGAGATCGTCACCGCGGTCCAGGAACGCCTGCCCGTCAAGCTCGTCATCCTGCAGAACCACGGATACGCCTCCATCGGCGGCCTCTCCGAGTCCGTCGGCGCCGAACGCCTCGGCACCGCCTACCGGCACCGCACGGCGGAGGGGGCGTTCGACGGCCCCCCGCTGCCCGTCGACCTCGCGGCCAACGCGGCCTCGCTCGGCATGCGGGTGCTGCGGGCGGGCACGGTGGGGGAGCTGCGCGGGGCCCTCGCCGAGGCGCGGGCCGCGGACCGTCCCACTTGTGTCTACGTCGAGACCGAAACGGCAGACACAGTGTCGGGGCCCCCTCCCGCACAGGCGTGGTGGGATGTTCCCGTAGCCGAAACCGCGACCCGCCCGTCGGCGGTCGAGGCCAGGAAAGAGTACGACCGGCAGATCGCAGCCCGACGCCGCCACCTGTGA
- a CDS encoding TetR/AcrR family transcriptional regulator yields MPEGRAEEAAAAARRGTRGRSAEQGTDVGDGATGRPRRRQARGEARIAQLLEAAADVFCTSGYNGASTNAIAREAGVSPGTLYQFFPNKEAIAIELGERLMHRWQETYGAAFVVSHIELPLDRLLDTVLDPLIAFNCENPAFAVLTHGSEIPGVITREHDALHASMLTRTEQLLRALLPDLPADRATRTAAMSFVLFKAGLDLVMAHEGDEREAYVRELKDVMYRYLEPLVCDTPEGSPTGSLNTP; encoded by the coding sequence ATGCCGGAGGGCAGAGCCGAAGAAGCCGCCGCAGCCGCACGGCGCGGCACGCGCGGCAGGAGCGCGGAGCAGGGCACGGACGTGGGCGACGGCGCGACAGGCCGGCCGCGCCGTCGCCAGGCGCGCGGCGAGGCGCGCATCGCCCAGCTGCTAGAAGCCGCCGCCGACGTCTTCTGCACCAGCGGGTACAACGGCGCGAGCACCAACGCCATCGCCCGCGAGGCGGGCGTCTCGCCGGGCACGCTCTACCAGTTCTTCCCCAACAAGGAAGCCATCGCCATAGAGCTCGGCGAGCGGCTCATGCACCGCTGGCAGGAGACGTACGGCGCCGCGTTCGTCGTGAGCCACATCGAACTGCCCCTCGACCGGCTGCTGGACACGGTTCTCGACCCGCTGATCGCCTTCAACTGCGAGAACCCGGCCTTCGCGGTCCTCACCCACGGCTCCGAGATCCCCGGCGTGATCACCCGGGAGCACGACGCCCTGCACGCGAGCATGCTCACCCGGACCGAGCAGCTGCTCCGCGCCCTCCTGCCGGACCTCCCGGCGGACCGGGCGACGCGCACCGCCGCGATGTCCTTCGTCCTCTTCAAGGCCGGCCTCGATCTGGTCATGGCGCACGAAGGGGACGAACGGGAGGCGTACGTCAGGGAGTTGAAGGACGTGATGTACCGCTACCTGGAGCCCCTGGTCTGCGACACGCCCGAGGGCTCACCGACCGGGAGCCTTAATACCCCCTAG
- the iolC gene encoding 5-dehydro-2-deoxygluconokinase has protein sequence MPEPYDVITMGRIGVDIYPLQTGVPLARVETFAKFLGGSPSNVAVAAARLGRRTAVITRTGRDGFGDYLHQALEEFGVDDRWVGAVVEYPTPVTFCEIFPPDHFPLYFYRQPKAPDLEIHPEELDLEAVRSARVFWMTGTGLCAEPSRTATLTALRARSAAAATAPDAPGAPRATVFDLDWRPMFWGDGKGGDDEAARAHYREALAHATVAVGNLDECEIATGEREPHAAARALLAAGPELAVVKQGPDGVLAARRDGTVAEIPPLPVDVVNGLGAGDAFGGALCHGLLAGWDTEHVMRYANAAGAIVASRLACSSAMPFPHEVEQALADGAVGEAAGATP, from the coding sequence ATGCCTGAGCCGTACGACGTGATCACCATGGGGCGCATCGGGGTGGACATCTACCCGCTCCAGACCGGTGTACCGCTGGCCCGGGTCGAGACCTTCGCGAAGTTCCTCGGCGGCTCGCCGTCCAACGTGGCCGTGGCCGCCGCCCGGCTGGGACGGCGTACGGCTGTGATCACCCGGACCGGCCGGGACGGCTTCGGCGACTACCTCCACCAGGCGCTGGAGGAGTTCGGGGTGGACGACCGCTGGGTGGGCGCCGTCGTGGAGTACCCGACCCCGGTCACCTTCTGCGAGATCTTCCCGCCCGACCACTTCCCGCTCTACTTCTACCGGCAGCCCAAGGCCCCCGACCTGGAGATCCACCCGGAGGAGCTCGACCTGGAAGCGGTGCGGTCCGCCCGGGTGTTCTGGATGACCGGCACCGGGCTGTGCGCCGAACCCAGCCGCACCGCGACCCTCACCGCACTGAGGGCCCGCAGCGCGGCAGCCGCCACGGCGCCGGACGCACCCGGAGCCCCGCGCGCCACCGTCTTCGACCTCGACTGGCGCCCCATGTTCTGGGGTGACGGAAAGGGCGGGGACGACGAAGCCGCCCGCGCCCACTACCGCGAGGCGCTCGCCCACGCCACGGTCGCCGTCGGCAACCTCGACGAGTGCGAGATCGCCACGGGGGAGCGCGAACCGCACGCGGCCGCCCGCGCCCTGCTCGCCGCCGGACCCGAACTGGCCGTCGTCAAACAGGGACCGGACGGCGTCCTCGCCGCCCGCAGGGACGGCACCGTCGCCGAGATCCCGCCCCTGCCCGTCGACGTCGTCAACGGGCTGGGCGCCGGGGACGCGTTCGGCGGTGCCCTCTGCCACGGGCTCCTCGCCGGCTGGGACACCGAGCACGTCATGCGCTACGCCAACGCGGCCGGGGCCATCGTCGCTTCCCGCCTCGCCTGTTCGTCCGCCATGCCCTTCCCGCACGAGGTCGAACAGGCCCTCGCCGACGGGGCGGTCGGCGAGGCTGCGGGGGCCACCCCGTGA
- the iolB gene encoding 5-deoxy-glucuronate isomerase — protein MTTTDEQQRHHLRAGHASRGPYALDIDPERAGWERSSLRVLELEPGGVHTLVTGESEWIVLPLSGGCTVRTAGEIFELRGRKNVFGAATDFAYVPRDARAQIASGAGGRFALAGAKCERRLPARYGPAPEVPVELRGAGTCSRQVHNFAAADAFECDRLIAVEVLTPGGNWSSYPPHKHDEHHPGTESVLEEIYYFEVEGDGLGYHRVSPSRPGGTDVLAEVATGDAVLIPDGWHGPSVAPPGRTLYYLNVMAGPGAREWLIRDHPDHRWIRDTWPGQAVDPRLPLHDAEAAR, from the coding sequence ATGACGACCACCGACGAGCAGCAGAGGCACCACCTCCGGGCCGGACACGCGTCACGTGGCCCCTACGCCCTCGACATCGACCCGGAACGGGCAGGGTGGGAGCGGTCGAGTCTGCGCGTCCTGGAACTGGAGCCAGGTGGTGTTCACACCCTCGTCACCGGGGAGAGCGAATGGATCGTCCTGCCGTTGTCCGGCGGCTGTACGGTGCGCACAGCAGGTGAGATCTTTGAACTGCGGGGCAGGAAGAACGTGTTCGGCGCAGCGACGGACTTCGCCTATGTCCCGCGCGACGCCCGCGCCCAGATCGCCTCCGGCGCAGGAGGCCGCTTCGCCCTGGCAGGAGCGAAGTGCGAGCGACGACTCCCCGCTCGCTACGGCCCCGCGCCGGAGGTACCGGTCGAGCTCCGCGGTGCGGGCACCTGCTCGCGCCAGGTGCACAACTTCGCCGCCGCCGACGCGTTCGAGTGCGACCGGCTCATCGCCGTCGAAGTCCTCACCCCCGGGGGCAACTGGTCCTCCTACCCGCCGCACAAGCACGACGAGCACCACCCCGGTACCGAGTCCGTCCTGGAGGAGATCTACTACTTCGAGGTCGAGGGCGACGGCCTCGGCTACCACCGGGTCTCGCCGTCCCGCCCCGGCGGTACGGACGTCCTCGCCGAAGTCGCCACGGGTGACGCGGTCCTCATCCCCGACGGCTGGCACGGCCCGTCCGTCGCCCCGCCCGGCCGCACCCTGTACTACCTGAACGTGATGGCGGGCCCCGGTGCGCGCGAGTGGCTCATCCGCGACCATCCGGACCACCGGTGGATCCGCGACACCTGGCCCGGGCAGGCCGTCGACCCACGACTGCCGCTGCACGATGCGGAGGCCGCCCGGTGA
- a CDS encoding heavy-metal-associated domain-containing protein, whose amino-acid sequence MTAETDTPRTAGSCCSSTGSCHDGAADIQGGVTAVYEVKGMTCGHCEGAVSEEISGLEGVTSVKAEAASGRVTVASATPLTDDAVRAAVDEAGYELVGRA is encoded by the coding sequence ATGACCGCCGAAACCGACACGCCCCGGACCGCCGGCTCCTGCTGCTCGTCCACCGGCTCCTGCCACGACGGGGCCGCCGACATCCAGGGGGGCGTCACCGCGGTGTACGAGGTGAAGGGCATGACCTGCGGCCACTGCGAAGGGGCCGTGTCCGAGGAGATCTCCGGGTTGGAGGGCGTCACCTCGGTGAAGGCGGAGGCCGCCAGCGGCCGGGTGACCGTCGCCTCCGCGACGCCGCTGACCGACGACGCCGTACGCGCCGCCGTCGACGAGGCGGGCTACGAGCTCGTCGGCCGCGCCTGA
- a CDS encoding helix-turn-helix transcriptional regulator: MTDRRLWSYKDIAAHIHVQPDTIRSYRKHGLLPPPDDVRNGKPYWYVDTVLAWIASRPSNRGR, encoded by the coding sequence ATGACGGACAGAAGGCTCTGGTCGTACAAGGACATCGCGGCGCACATACACGTCCAGCCGGACACGATCCGCTCGTACCGCAAACACGGCCTGCTGCCGCCTCCCGACGATGTACGGAACGGGAAGCCCTACTGGTACGTGGACACCGTCCTCGCGTGGATCGCGTCCAGGCCCAGCAACCGCGGCCGTTGA